gaaagaaagaaagattctCATTGACAGCTTCACTTCATATTCATAACAGCATCCACCGTTACTATGCAACCGAGTGAATAATAAAATGTATTGTTCCCCCTTTTGTATTTCAGTTTCACCCCTGTTTAGCATCAACTTTGATCTGTCTCCATGCTGATATAGTTTTCTCATCCATAGCTgctccacacctctctctcaatgtcccCCTGGAGCCAAAGACAGGCCCAGAATAAGAATCAGCTCCTCTCCCATCTCAGCTCCTGGCGAGGCTGTCTGTCCTTAAACTCTGTGTTTACCCTTGCACAGACTACAGTAGAGATTGAGATATGAATATCAATATTGAGATATGATATGAGGACAGTTACAGTACAGTGACTGATACTCTGACATAAGCTATCCTACAAAAGCCATAAATTCCCTATCACCCAACCATACTTCCGCTGTAGTAGCCTACTGTGCTATGCCTTATTGCTCCTGTCTGCTTGTCTTTGTGCACAAGTGTGTGTCCTCTTGTGGGATGTTGgattgtgtccgtgtgtgtcctcttgtgggatgttgtattgtgtccgtgtgtgtcctctTGTGGATGTGGGATTGTGGCTCCAAATGGCAGGTAAAGCAAATCCTTTAATCAGATCTTCCAGATACAACAATCCTCAATTTCATAGAGAGGCATTCTGTTTTGAAAATCTGCTGACTACAGAATAGAGTCAGAGTCCGTAGAGTGAGGAGCATATAATGCACGTGGCTCATAGTGGAATAGGGAGAGGCGGGCCCAGGAATCTAGTGGCGGCTGCAAGGGACTGTACAGAGCGGGTAAAGGGGAACAATAAGGACAGATTGGGGGAAAGGTGAGGGGCAGCCGGGCAGGAATTGGTTCTGAGAGAAACACCTGTTATTCAATGACTGGAACATGATTGATAGTCTCTACATGAATAATTAATAGATGGCTGACTAAATCACACCTGGTGAAATGGAACTGAGTTTCTCTTTTcccctttccctccatctctctatcaccTAACTGTTTCATGATACTGCAGATAAATGGGGAGGCCCTTCTCAATAATAGGCAATACACAGTTAGGGGAAATTTTCCATGTTGCATGGTGGATTTTCTTTCCTTTTAATGTTATACTAAAGTCATAgtgaaatatcaaatcaaatttgagtaTAGAAATGAATTTCAACCAATGTAAGCCAAATGGGTATTCTATTGATAGAATGTTTCCGTTCTCTTCTCCGGAACATTGTAATAAGATAACTCAAATGGAGTGTTCCTCTCTCAATGGAAGGGAAACACAGATTATTAAACCATTATCACATCCATTATCTAAGAATAAAATGACCACCATTTATATAAGTAGAAGCATTATTAGAATGCAGTCTTCATTTCAGTTGTCCGAGGGGCTCTGCTTAAATTCCAGTTTGCTAAAGATTCCTCAACACTCGAAGACTCCATGTACTGTTTGTTCCATTTAGATGGGGGACCAGGGATTAACAAGTAAACTAGGTTCCAAACAAATAAAAGAAAGAATGCAAACCTAATTTGCTACAATACATGTAACTCATGAGAACATTCTGCAGGATGCATCTCATAATATAAGGACTCTTCTCTTGTTTATTGCATAAACTTGGAGATCTTCAATGAATAAATGTGTAGAACAGTCTCTTTATATCTGGCCTACTGTATCCATAGGCTGTATTATGTTGTTTACATAGGCTACTACATCATTGACTCGACTATCTATCAGAGTAGCAGACTTGCTTCTCTGTTGAAAACACATAAGCAAGTTTGCGCCACCTTGCGTTTCAAACGTGCATAACAGTTCAAAGAATTACCACGCAGGCATTTAGGTATCCTTGTTCTAAACAATGTGGGCCCTAATCTTGTACCGGTGTTTCTTGGGAAatgtagtgaaaatggttttaacaccATGCTGAACCTACACTGTGCAACGCCTCTAGAAAACCACAATTACCAGACTCAGAATCCGCTGTTCTTTTCATTTGTGGCGTCGTGCAACATGGCGGCTTGGTAAAACGAAGATAGTTCGTAAGCGTCTTATTTTTAAGTGACCATGGTTCGTATTTTAAGTTATATACATGCATTTTACCTACTTATGTTATGCTGTAAAACCTTAGTTGCAGTGTTTATAAATAACGTTTGGACTTTAATCCATGAAACGTGTTTTATTTCTATAATCTGTCCCCCAGTCGTTAACGAGCTTGCTTGCTAACTAgtatctaacgttagctatctcGCTACCAGTAGCTAAGTAACGTTAGGAAGTTAAAGATAAAATCCACTAAGTcgcttttttttccttcattagcCCAGCGTTGATACTGTCCcagaatgttttgcatgtcagcagtcaagtttttaattccgcgttcaaaacaactgggaactcggaaaaaacgaGTTTagatttgaatggtcatccaactcagaattccaactcGGGCTTCTTTGTAGAACTCcgactttctgacctgaagatcattgACGTAATGATTTGACCTCGTGTTTTTCcaagttgttttgaacgtggcattTAGACAACTGACAACTCTAGGTGGGGGACCTCAGACTGGTAAAAATCTATTTGAATGGTCATCCTGCTCAGAATTCCATCTGGGAACTCGGGCCTCCTAGAATGCTGACTTTCTGACCTAAAGATcgctgacgtcatgatttgacattcccagttgtcttgaacgcaccatAAGATATAGGATTTTCAAGAAGCAAATGcggcgttcaaaacaactgggaactcggaggtCAAATCATTACGTCTGTGATCTAAAGGTCAgtaagtcagagctctagaaagagaccCGAgatggaattccgagttggatgaccgttagaATCGTGTTTCCCctgtcggagctcgttttttacCCCTcaattcccagttgttttgaatgcactGAAATCGGAGATTTCAGAGCCCTGAGCTCTGTTGTTTGAATGCAGCAAAAGTGTCACTTCCATTTTGTATCATGATGATGTGGAAGTGACACAGGTGGTGCTTTCAAGGCAACTGGTactgtgttcaaaacaactgggaacatGGACatttctgacctgaagatcactaagGCCATGATTTAACCAacattttcagagttcccagttgtcttgaacacagcATGGGCACtctggggggggagggggggcggaCTTCAGGTCGGAAAGTACGAGCTCTAAAAAGATGTCTACGTTTCCGACTTGGGATTCCAAGtaggatgactgttcaaaactgTTTTTCCCAGTcttaagtttttttttttgcaccCTGAGTTCCCTGTTGTTTTGAACTCGGTATATTCTTCTTGgaagtccaatatcttgaaaacttgactgctgacacgCAAAACATTTGGTACTGCattaacaatggactaatgaaaaaaaataccaaaagattGTTTTTGAGTCTTGCAAAAAAATAATCATGATGATAATATCATACTTGCTAGTTACCTCAGTAGCTACCTAGGTAGATAATTACCTGACATTTAGCTAGTTCACTAACCAACCATGTAAGCCAGTGGCCAACAACTCATTAGAGAGAGCTAGCTAGATAGTTATTGAGCGTGCAATTATTTATTCCAGCTCAGCACTAAAACACTTGAATCAAATTATCGTTGTCTTTTTTTGTGATTAGCTAGTTGATAGGACGATAGTTACACCATTAAGCGTTGTACATGAAATCGATAAATGGAGACAATCAGAACTTAATAGTGGGGGTTGGGGACATAAAACACTGAGATGATGGTAACATGAACTTGATGACCTACAACTCAAAGCTATACTCATTCTGTCCTCACAGATGGCTGGTGATCCAACCGACAAGAACAATGCAGCAGAGACCTCAGGAGTCAAGGATAAGGATCGGGAGCGGAAACGCAGTCGCTCACGAGAGCGTGAACGCAAAGGCTCCCCGTCCAAGGACCGGAAACCTCGCCAGCGCTCTCGTGAACGCAACCGATCCAAATCCGCAGAAAGGTTTGAATGACGCGTAGTTATTGGTAGTGGGTGAATGCGAACAACCTGCCAGAATAGTGTCAACCTTTCGGATGCATTTTGTACAGCTTCCCTACAGATTGAAATGCACCGCTGCCATAATCAGGGCAGCGTGGAATCCAGGGGTGGAAGATACTGCTGTACCTTTAATATTCCCATTCTCTAAAAGAGTGTTTACCAGCCCTGGTCCTGGCCAAACACTTCATTcagctcattgagggcttgatgattagttgaaaagttgaatcaggtgtgcttatccaggttacaataaaaatgtgtactgttggtggtacttgaggaccagggttgggaaacactgtattAAACAGCCTTCTTTGTCCTCATGCTAGGTAGCAGAAGCCATAGCAGCCATTTTGGAATTTTATTTTGACATTTCCAGAGCGCAACGAAGTAGTCCATTCTGAGCCTGATTGGCTGACTATCCTTTTTTGTTCAATGCGATGTTCTACGTGCCGTTCCAAAATGGTTGGTGTGGCTTCTGCTACCTAGCATGAGAACGAAAAAGGCTGTTTAAATTAAAAATGagcagtatttcaatcttctcgATTTATCAGTTTGTATAATGGGAATATTAGGAGTACAGCGACATCTTCCATCCCTGGAGTGAGGTACGTTTTTCATGCAGCGGTGCGGTTCGACCTGTAGGGAAGATGTGCGACCGACTGATCGAAACTATTCTGGCTAGGCGAACCAGAACACATCTGTATCTGACTCAGTCTTTCCACTGTATTTGAAAGGTGTCCAGTGTTAAGTTCATGTTTaaagtatccctatatttctgttattacggggcGCAGCAGTCTCGTTATTGATGAACCTGGCCTGAGTGCAATGGCAACCATGTAGTGTGCTAATACGGTTTAGTAAACgttgttaaactggaaccttgtGTCATTTCAAGTTAACTTCCAGTGGGTTTATCGCAGGTTGGTAATATTTCTATGTATCTGACCTTTCCTTCCCCTCCAGAGATCGCCGTCTGAAGgacaaggagagagaaaaggagcacGACCGGGacaagaacagagagaggggtcgCAAGGACCGAGACAAGGACGGTCACCGCAGAGACAAAGACTGCAGCAAGAAATCCAGGTCTGTAGGCTTGAATCAGACTGGTGTTTTAGTCACAGGGTGACTATTCGGTGCAGGCTTGAGCCGAAGAACAAGATCAAGGTGTCCTAACGATACGGTTAAAAACGTCTCTAGGCATTATAAAGATCTGATGTTCTCAGCAGAATGTTGATCTGGAACACTCCCACTTTGTTCCGTTCAGTAACTGAGTGTGAGCTATGCGTCTTTAAAACATCATGTAATATGCAGAGACGTTTTCAAATCTTTTTTTCCTTTACCTTTTCAACTCGAGTGGTTACTTCTCCTTACAGAAGCGTCTCCCCCAAGTCCAAGGACAGGATAAAGAGGGAGAAGGATTtgaagaaagaggaggatgaggaagatgagaAAAAGAAGAAAAGCAAGGTAAGACCGGGGAGTAGTCTCTCTATTCTCCAAAGCCCAGCTAACTGGCACGTTGTGATGTACCTTgaattgcattgtgtttcatAATGAgtttttctctgtatctctcgtAGGTCCAGCCACTGTCTCTAGAGGAACTTCTAGCCAAGAAGAAAGCAGAGGAGGAGGCGGAGGCAAAGGTGAGACCTTAAGAGTGCTCATTTGGTAGTCAATCTGTTGGGTTGCAGTGAGGAGCAAGATGGGAGTGTAAGAATTAAGAATGTTAAGCTGGGTTTCTCCTACTGAATTTGaatgcctttctctctctttctctctctcagcccaaGTTCCTGTCCAAGGCGGAGCGCGAGGCGGAGGCTCTGAAAAGGAGGCAGCAGCAGactgaggagaggaagaagactaTCGATGAGgacaggaagaagaggaggatgttccAGGACATCGGGAGGAAGATGATGGGTGAATAGGAGGGGCTTGGGGTTAGTCAGGAGGAAGCTGGTGGGTGAGTAGGAGGGGCTTGGGGTTAGTCAGGAGGAAGCTGGTGGGTGAGTAGGAGGGGCTTGGGGTTAGTCAGGAGGAAGCTGGTGGGTGAGTAGGAGGGGCTTGGGCTTAGTCAGGAGGAAGCTGGTGGGTGAGTAGGAGGGGCTTGGGCTTAGTCAGGAGGAAGCTGGTGGGTGAGTAGGAGGGGCTTGGGCTTAGTCAGGAGGAAGCTGGTGGGTGAGTAGGAGGGGCTTGGGGTTAGTCAGGAGGAAGCTGGTGGGTGAGTAGGAGGGGCTTGGGGTTAGTCAGGAGGAAGCTGGTGGGTGAGTAGGAGGGGCTTGGGCTTAGTCAGGAGGAAGCTGGTGGGTGAGTAGGAGGGGCTTGGGGTGTTGTAACTTTTAATGGGTTACAGAGTTAATGTTTACAGTTAATTCATTGAGCTGTATCTAAAGATATTTTCTTTAGTTATTTACATATGTAATTGTATTAGAATTCATGTGATGGAGATTGAGAGAACTACATTCATATTTATGTTGTATTGGTTAGTATTGGATTACGCTATTGACTGCAAGTACCAGAATGCCTTGCGACAGGTAGTAGAAAAACGAAGAACGCGCCATTATGTACAAGTGACAAATGATTATCCTGACTTTCGCTAGCAACTTTGTTTTGTAGAATCTAAAGTTGTTAAATGTAACGTGAACAAGGAATATTACTAAAAGAAGCTTTCACTTCACAACTCGATGTCCAGAGTCATTACTTTGAAGATAGTTATTCTATATGGGGTTAGTCAGGTCGCAATATTCTGAATGTCGCTGATAGAAATGTCTTCTAAAGAACTTAACTGATTCCCTATTCTACACGATGTCTGTTCTACCTAACGTGTTTCTCTCTGAACTTTCAGTAACGTTgcaccccactgaacatgaccTAGGTTTCTTGAAGTTAGGTATCTCACTGTTAGACATCTGGTTCGGTCTCTGACAGTGCTTGGAGTTAGGGTGTAAGTTGTTTTCATGGTTCCATTGAAAATGCTGTCGGGCTCACAAGGTGTCTATCTGTCCGTGTCCCAGAGGACCCCCAGGAGAGGGACAGACGAGAACGGAGAGAGCGGATGGAGCGAGAGAACAACGGGGACCAAGCGGACGATGGAAGACAGAAGatcagagaggagaaggataaggGCAAGGAGCTCCAGGCCATCAAGGTATGTCTGGAGATTGAGGTTCTGCCATGGGCCGGTTTCAGGAAAACAGGCTCAtttctgggttgtattcattcatGGATACTGTAGCAAAACATAGCTAAATctttttgcaacagaaaatggaaacaacgtttcttattggacaacgtAATGTCGTCCCTGCCTGTTTGAGTCTGTCGTCCTGTGTTTGGTGCCTAGTGAATATGACCCTGGACTAAAAACATGTTCACTGGAGATTCTCAGATACATTTTTTGTCAAATCAAACTTTTCGtctcatgcgccgaatacaagaagtgtagactttaccgtgaaatgcttaaaaagttataataaaaagtaacccaataagaataacaataacgaggctatatacagggcaccagtgccgagtcagtgtgcggtggTACAGGCTAGGAGGAGTGAGCTTTGATATGATTGGTTGAACTAAGTGTTTGAGCCGGTGTACGGTGCCATCTCACGTCTCTGTCCAATCAGGAGCGTTACCTGGGCGGGACCAAGAAGCGCCGGCGGACACGTCACCTGAACGACAGGAAGTTTGTCTTTGAGTGGGACGCCTCTGAAGACACGTCTACCGACTACAACCCCATGTGAGTCTGCATATGAACACTGGGATGATAAATTCACAGTTTCACCAACATGATGTGTCCGAATTAGATGTATCATTTGGATTAGAGGCCTTCACGGGTCCAACAGAGACGAAATTCGGAGTAATTTGTTATaggctgtttttaaggacacgtaATTGGCTAATTTGGTCAATATCACTTGTTTATTTATGGCACTGGCAGCGTTTGGATGGAGGTTTCTTTCCCTCTCCGATCTGAACACGTCTCAGATCCAAAACTGGCACAGGTCTGTTTTTCCACGGTCCTTTTCAAAACGGGTTTGACAGGACAGTCAGACCCGTGGAAAAACAGACCCATGCCAGTTTTGGATTTGAGACGTGTTCAGATCGGAGAGGGAAAGAAACCTCCATCCAAACGCTGCCAGTGCCATAAATAAACAAGTGATATTGACCAAATTAGACGCATACCTTTAACAACTTTGCTCCTTCAATAGACATTtggctctctcctgctctcttctcaTCTAATATCCCGCTCTGCCTCCGTCTCTCAGTTATAAGGAGAAGCACCAGGTCCAGCTGTATGGCCGGGGCTTCATCGCTGGGATCGACCTCAAGCAACAGAAGAAAGACCAGTCCCATTTCTACGTGGACATGATGGAGACGAGACGCACACTGGAGGAAAAGGAGCAGGAGGAGTGagtcacgcacacaaacacacctggcAAAATACCATGCCCGCTGTAACGCATTGGAATCGATGTCTTTGAAAAGGCTTCAAACGGGTAATTGTCGTCCTCTAACCTCTGATCCATCTCCTTCCTGCTCCTCAGGGTGCGACTGAAGAAGGTTCATAAGAAGGAGGCCAAGCAGCGTTGGGATGACAGACACTGGTCGCAGAAGAAGCTGGAGGAGATGGCGGACAGGGACTGGCGTATCTTCAGGGAGGATTACAGTATCACCACCAAGGGTGGCAAAATCCCCCACCCCATCCGGAACTGGAAGGAGTACAACCTGCCCCCACACATCGTGGAGGTCATCGACAACTGTGGCTACAAGGTCAGCTGTGAGGACTTCGCATGCACACGCCACCTTTGGGCCTTTCCCCTGATCCAGCACTGAAGCCGTTACTTGCTGTATAAAAAAATGGCCTCCTCTTTGTTTCCCTTGTTGTCCAGGATCCAACGCCTATCCAGAGACAAGCCATCCCCATTGGCTTACAGAACCGCGACATCATCGGCGTGGCTGAGACGGGTAGCGGTAAAACGGCTGCCTTCCTCATCCCCCTGTTGGTCTGGATCACGACCCTGCCTAAGGATGAAAGGTGAGGTGTCACCTCCCCAGCCAGAGGGTTAACCCTCAAACTACTCTCCCAAGAGTTGCATGTCCTTCATTCAAACCACATGTCCTTCTCACCCCCTCTTTCCCCTGTCCCTGTAGGATTGAGGACTCGGACCAGGGTCCGTATGCAGTGATCCTGGCCCCCACCCGTGAGCTGGCGCAGCAGATTGAGGAGGAGACCCTTAAGTTTGGGAAACCTCTGGGCATCCGGACCGTGGCTGTCATCGGAGGTATCTCCAGGGAGGACCAGGGCTTCCGCCTCCGGATGGGCTGCGAGGTCAGACACTAGAAAACaacatgcgcacacacagacacgcaaacATGCAGATTCACAAACAtgcagattcacacacacacacacacaatattattGCCAATATTAAGACGCGTGCTTGTGACGTCtgagtaaacgtgtgtgtgtgtgtgtgttccagataGTGATAGCCACCCCGGGTCGTCTGATAGACGTGTTGGAGAACAGATACCTGGTCCTGGGCCGCTGTACTTACGTGGTACTGGATGAGGCTGACCGCATGATAGACATGGGCTTCGAGCCTGACGTGCAGAAGATCCTGGAGTACATCCCCGTGACCAATCAGAAACCAGACACGGACGAGGCAGAGGACCCCGAGAAAATGAAGATGAACTTCGAGATGGGAAAACACAAGTACAGACAGGTGAGAGATTTGTTAAAGCCCTAGCAGATTAACACACACTGAAGAAAATATCAATTTTTATAGCTAGCTGTACAATTTTAAGAAGAGAATTCTCTTTCCCCTGCCTTTCCTCCTTCCAtccgtctctctccttctcactctgtTTCTCAGACGGTCATGTTCACAGCTACCATGCCCGCGGCGGTAGAGCGGTTGGCCCGTAACTACCTGCGTCGTCCGGCCGTGGTGTACATCGGTTCAGCTGGTAAACCCCACGAGAGAGTGGAACAGAAGGTTCTGctcatgggagagggagagaagaggtaagacgagagagagagagagagagacacacacacatcacttttATCCCTGAAGCTGTAGCTAATGCCGAGTCTCCCTTGTTGTCTCGTCTTCCAGGAAGAGGCTGCTGGATGTTTTGGCACGCGGGTTCGAGCCGCCCATCATTATCTTCGTCAACCAGAAGAAGGGTGTCGACGTGCTGGCCAAGTCTCTGGAGAAGATGGGGGTGAGACCGCAGGCTCTTATTGTGGGAAATGTTTACCACTCTGAACTGGATCAAATACTTTCTAATACCTGAGCTGTGCTGGTTTGTATTCCCGGTACAATGTAACGACTGGAATAGCTCCAAAAGTGCAAACGCAGTGCTAAATCAAGGTCACCTCAAATACATCTATTTTGACCATTTGTCATCCTTTCACCACTACTATGGCTTCTCTAGGAACCAGGAGGTTGataatctttctctccctctctcgccttgTCTCTTTCAGTACAATGCTTGCACGTTGCACGGTGGCAAGGGCCAGGAGCAGAGAGAGTTTGCTCTGTCCAACCTGAAGGCTGGAGCCAAGGACATCCTGGTGGCCACCGACGTGGCTGGGAGAGGTATCGACATCCACGACGTCTCCATGGTGCTCAACTACGACATGGCCAAGAACATCGAGGGTAAGACCATGACCTTTGACTCTGGGGTCTCTCGAGCTGGGCGATGTGGAGAGAGATCCGTATCGCGATCAATTCCCTGAATTGCCCATTTAACGatcacatttctctagtataggctacttatcgtaATAAACGATTTTAGTGAAATGCCTGCGATAAGTGATTGGTATGGTCAGTGTTGATCATTTTCAGTTTTATCGTTCCAGCTCTTTGTACTGCCTTCCATATTTGTAGACCGGGGTTAAAGTTCTCCGTCACAGCGGCATATGGATTATCTATCCCTCCATCagttaaaaaaaagatataacGTATATAATTTAGAGTAGACTGCAAGTTCGCTGTCTTGAGCCTCCAGAGTGCCAGGTAAGACAAATGGAGCAACATCTTCACGACAGTTACGCTTGACAGCGAAGAAAAGTGCTTGTGTCTAGCTCAAACCATTCCAAaaaatatgacccatattacctGTGGGACCTCTCCTCCTTTATATCGAGGAATCACATGCACTTTCTATAATTTCACAAACCGTTTCGCGGGCCGTTTTTTAAAGTAATCCCGGCCGTTTAATTATTGGTTTGATAACAACCTTGTTCAGTCATCCTACCTAGCTATATAATAAGCTGGTAACTTGAGAGTACGCACGTCTAGGCCAATTTGGTGAGCACCGGAAGAAAGGAAAAGGCTCTGCTACTCATGAGATTGATCTAAGCCTAACTATATTAAAAATCTATCTCTTTCTGGTGCTCCTGcaattctgtttggtgcctaatgttCTTAAAGTTgggcgcagtgtgtgtgtggaagagtAAAGGTttcatgcagtgttttcccctaatTGACACACTAGCATGCAGATTATTACGCATGTATATTCTGCAAGGTTAACTTGGTCTCAGACAGTCGATCTGAGATCAACTTAAGTTTCAGTCATGGATTTAGTTTTTAATGCTTTAACTGCTGTGTAGACCTTTGTCTTACTATTTATTGTGACgtttccccttctccctcccctccagacTACATCCATCGTATCGGTCGTACGGGTCGCGCTGGGAAGAGCGGCGTGGCGCTGACCTTCCTCACCAAGGAGGACTCGTCAGTGTTCTACGACCTGAAGCAGGCCTTCCTGGAGAGCCCCGTGTCCACCTGCCCCCCCGAGCTGTCCAACCACCCCGACGCCCAGCACAAGCCTGGTACCATCCTCACCAAGAAGAGACGCGAGGAGACCATCTTCGCCTGACATGCCAGATCATGTTAAATGGTTACGCCGCCCTAGGACCTGCCACCACACACACTGTGTTTTCACTCGTTTTCATCTGTTTTTTCTTCTCTTTCGCCGTCTTGTCACTCTCTTCAGTCCTCCTTTCTCATTCCTCCATAGTTCGGAATCCTCTTCTCTAGCCCGGCTACTGTACAAAATGTTAGGTTGATGTAAGGGCCTGGGGGTTCATATAGCTGTCTGGTTTTGCTACAGGAGAATAGAGGGCCTCTTGGTCTGTGTGGGGAAGGGAAGGTATGGAAGGTCATGTGAGTGCCAAACCTACACTTATTTCAAAGAGCCCCAGTAACCACACAAGCGGTCCCAAAAGGCCAAGACAGAAATGTTGTAGTGTGATTGTGTATAATTTCTTTTTAAATTGGAGTTAGCCCTGTTGTGACaagttttaaaatggtgtaaaaagaCCAATACATTGAATACCTTTTGTCTCCCAGAGAAAGCTGGTAGATGtggtgttttttttctttcatcagtcAGCTGGTTATGAGTATTTTGGAATGGGATGTTTGCTACATTGATATCTATGAAGTGAATAAAACCAACTTTTGACTGACACCGTTTAAAATAAGTCTTTCATAAACTGATCTCACCAGAGCCCTACAAAGGTTCTCTGATATCAATTCCCTGGACTCGATTGACAAGATCGCTGTCCTAAGAACTACAACGTTCAAGAAAGCACATGACAATGGCAGCATTAAAAGTACATAAAATGTAATGTTTATTTCACTTAGTCTCATTTTACTTAGCATTTTTACTAATATATTCTTAAATAGAAAGCATTCTATACAGCGACAggcaggaaatatatatatatttttaaacatttttgttttgtCTCAGAAATTGAGGAAAGGAGCGTCGGGTCACGCTAGCACACTGTGATT
The window above is part of the Salmo salar chromosome ssa15, Ssal_v3.1, whole genome shotgun sequence genome. Proteins encoded here:
- the ddx23 gene encoding probable ATP-dependent RNA helicase DDX23 isoform X1, with amino-acid sequence MWDCGSKWQMAGDPTDKNNAAETSGVKDKDRERKRSRSRERERKGSPSKDRKPRQRSRERNRSKSAERDRRLKDKEREKEHDRDKNRERGRKDRDKDGHRRDKDCSKKSRSVSPKSKDRIKREKDLKKEEDEEDEKKKKSKVQPLSLEELLAKKKAEEEAEAKPKFLSKAEREAEALKRRQQQTEERKKTIDEDRKKRRMFQDIGRKMMEDPQERDRRERRERMERENNGDQADDGRQKIREEKDKGKELQAIKERYLGGTKKRRRTRHLNDRKFVFEWDASEDTSTDYNPIYKEKHQVQLYGRGFIAGIDLKQQKKDQSHFYVDMMETRRTLEEKEQEEVRLKKVHKKEAKQRWDDRHWSQKKLEEMADRDWRIFREDYSITTKGGKIPHPIRNWKEYNLPPHIVEVIDNCGYKDPTPIQRQAIPIGLQNRDIIGVAETGSGKTAAFLIPLLVWITTLPKDERIEDSDQGPYAVILAPTRELAQQIEEETLKFGKPLGIRTVAVIGGISREDQGFRLRMGCEIVIATPGRLIDVLENRYLVLGRCTYVVLDEADRMIDMGFEPDVQKILEYIPVTNQKPDTDEAEDPEKMKMNFEMGKHKYRQTVMFTATMPAAVERLARNYLRRPAVVYIGSAGKPHERVEQKVLLMGEGEKRKRLLDVLARGFEPPIIIFVNQKKGVDVLAKSLEKMGYNACTLHGGKGQEQREFALSNLKAGAKDILVATDVAGRGIDIHDVSMVLNYDMAKNIEDYIHRIGRTGRAGKSGVALTFLTKEDSSVFYDLKQAFLESPVSTCPPELSNHPDAQHKPGTILTKKRREETIFA
- the ddx23 gene encoding probable ATP-dependent RNA helicase DDX23 isoform X2, which codes for MMAGDPTDKNNAAETSGVKDKDRERKRSRSRERERKGSPSKDRKPRQRSRERNRSKSAERDRRLKDKEREKEHDRDKNRERGRKDRDKDGHRRDKDCSKKSRSVSPKSKDRIKREKDLKKEEDEEDEKKKKSKVQPLSLEELLAKKKAEEEAEAKPKFLSKAEREAEALKRRQQQTEERKKTIDEDRKKRRMFQDIGRKMMEDPQERDRRERRERMERENNGDQADDGRQKIREEKDKGKELQAIKERYLGGTKKRRRTRHLNDRKFVFEWDASEDTSTDYNPIYKEKHQVQLYGRGFIAGIDLKQQKKDQSHFYVDMMETRRTLEEKEQEEVRLKKVHKKEAKQRWDDRHWSQKKLEEMADRDWRIFREDYSITTKGGKIPHPIRNWKEYNLPPHIVEVIDNCGYKDPTPIQRQAIPIGLQNRDIIGVAETGSGKTAAFLIPLLVWITTLPKDERIEDSDQGPYAVILAPTRELAQQIEEETLKFGKPLGIRTVAVIGGISREDQGFRLRMGCEIVIATPGRLIDVLENRYLVLGRCTYVVLDEADRMIDMGFEPDVQKILEYIPVTNQKPDTDEAEDPEKMKMNFEMGKHKYRQTVMFTATMPAAVERLARNYLRRPAVVYIGSAGKPHERVEQKVLLMGEGEKRKRLLDVLARGFEPPIIIFVNQKKGVDVLAKSLEKMGYNACTLHGGKGQEQREFALSNLKAGAKDILVATDVAGRGIDIHDVSMVLNYDMAKNIEDYIHRIGRTGRAGKSGVALTFLTKEDSSVFYDLKQAFLESPVSTCPPELSNHPDAQHKPGTILTKKRREETIFA